The region CGGTGTGCTGATTGCGCCAATGTCGAAATTGAGCGAATCGCTGCCTTTTCTGCGCGCACTGGGTATCAACGGAACCGGCCCGGCGCCGGCGATCATCGCCTTGACTCTCTATTCCCTGCTGCCGCTCGTGCGCGGCTTCTATACGGGATTTAGCGAAGTTGCCACTGACGTGAAGGAGGCGGCTGCCGCCATTGGTTTTGGTGCCCGCAAGATATTTTTCGAGGTCGAATTGCCGCTTGCACTGCCGGTGCTCATTTCCGGATTGCGTGTCGTGATGATCCAGGCGATCGGCTTGGCAAGTGTCGCGGCTTTGATCGGTGCGGGAGGTCTTGGAACATTTATCTTTCAGGGTATCGGCCAATATGCGCTTGATCTGGTTTTGGTAGGCGCCCTTCCGATTATTTTGCTGGCGCTTTTGGCGAATGTGATTTTTGACATGCTGTCGGCGCTTGCGAGGAAAAATCTGTGATCGAGCTGCGCAATGTGTGGAAGACTTTTGGCGGCGCGCCGGCGGTCTCCGATTTGTCACTCAAAATCGAGAGTGGCGCCTTTTTTGTCCTCGCCGGTCCCTCCGGCTGCGGCAAATCAACGGTGTTGCGGATGATCAATGCGCTGATTGCCCCCGACAAGGGAGACATCTTTGTGCGCGGCGAAAATGTTCAGGCGAATGATTTAGAAAAACTCCGGCGCGGCATCGGTTATGTGATCCAGTCCGCCGGGCTTTTTCCCCATTGGACGGTTGCCGATAATATACTGGCGGTGCCGCGTCTGCTCAAATGGAGCCCATCGCAATGTGCCGCTCGGCTCGATGAGGTCGCCGCTTTGCTGCGGATCGATTTGGCTTTGCTCAACCGCTACCCGAGGCAGTTGTCGGGCGGTCAGCAGCAACGCATCGGCATTGCCCGTGCGTTGGCCGCCGATCCCGATATGATCTTGATGGATGAACCGTTCGCGGCGCTCGATCCTGTGAGCCGGGCAGCACTACAAGACGAACTGCGCGCAATTCACGCTCGCGGCGGCAAGACGATTGTCTTTGTAACACATGATATGGACGAAGCCTTGCGGCTTGCCACGGGTATGGCGGTGATGCGAAATGGTCAACTCGTGCAGACAGGGGATCCGGCTTCGATCCTGCTTACACCGGCAGATGATTTCGTGCGGGAGTTTGTGGGGGGTGAAAATTTGCAGCTCCGCCTGCTTGACCTCATGCCAGTCCGTAAGCTTTTGAAACCCGGCAAGACACGGGCAATCGGGACCATTGCGGCAGACGCCAGTCTCAAAACGGCGCTGAACCTGATGCTGGCAAACCGGAGCTCTGTCCTTGGCGTCGAGGACACAAGAGGCGTCAAGCTCGGCGAAGTCACTTTAGATGATATTTTAGCGAGGCGCGATGGTGGTTGATCGCCGAGGGCTGCTCGCCATCGTGACCGGTCTCGCGCGCGGGCCTGGGCTCTGGCTGACGATTGCGCTGCTCTCCGCGATGTTTCTGATGCCCACGGCGGCGCCGCTCATGCGCTGGCTTTTTCCCGGCAATCCGCGTCCGGTTTATACGCGCGCCAACTTTTTTGAGCTGACACTGGCGCATGTGGAGCTGGCGGCGCTCTCAAGCCTTGCCGCCGCGGCGATCGGGATTGGCCTTGGCATATTCGTGACCCGCGAAAGTGGGCGCGAATTTGCCGCGATGGCGGGCGCGATCGCCGCCATCGGCCAGACTTTTCCTCCCGTCGCGGTGCTCGCGCTGACCATCCCGGTTTTGGGTTATGGCGCTGCCCCCGCACTCGTGGCGTTGTGTCTCTATGCGATTTTTCCAGTCATCGCGGCGACCATCACAGGTCTTGAGGCCGTGCCTTCGTCGGTTCGCGAAGCGGCACAGGGAATTGGCTTTTCTCCACGAGATGTCCTATTGAAAGTCGAATTGCCGCTCGCATTTCCCTTTATCCTCGCCGGGCTCCGCAATGCGGTGATCATCAACATCGGAACAGCGGCCATTGCCTCCGCCGCTGGTGCCTTGTCGCTCGGCTCGCCCATTATCGAAGGCCTTTCCGCGTCGAATCCAGCCTATGTTTTGGAGGGCGCGGCGGTGGTCGCGTTGCTCGCAATGGTGACGGATCGCGGCTTTGCGTGGATCGAGGATCGCGCCCGCAAAAGCAGCGGCAGACAACCGGGATAATCACGCACGCTTGTCCGGCCACTGGCACAAATCGGAAATGAGACAGCGCGGGCATTCCGGGCGCAGCGCCTTGCAGATGTAGCGGCCGTGCAGGATCAGCCAATGATGCGCGTGGCGTTTGTAGGCATCGGGAATGATTTTTTCCAGCCCAGTTTCAACCTCCAGCGGCGTCTTGCCCGGCGCCAGCGGAATCCGGTTCGAGACCCGGAAAACATGCGTGTCGACGGCGATCACTGGAACGCCAAATGCGATGTTCAAGACCACATTGGCAGTCTTGCGGCCAACTCCGGGAAGCGTTTCGAGCGCATCGCGGGTTCGCGGAACCTCGCCGTTGAAGTCCTTGAGAAGCCGCTCCGACAAGGCGATGACATTGCGTGCCTTGGCCCGGAAAAGACCGATCGTCTGAATCATAGCCCGGACTTTGTCCTCGCCGAGCGCCAACATTTTCTCCGGACTGTCGGCGCTGGCAAAGAGCGCGCGCGTTGCCTTGTTGACCCCGGTGTCGGTCGCCTGAGCCGAAAGCACGACCGCGACAAGAAGGGTGAACGGATTGATATAGGCGAGTTCTCCTTCCGGATGCGGGTTAGCGGCTTCGAAGCGCTGGAAAATTTCGGCGATTGTTGCCGAATTGGGTAGATTTTGCTGCGCCCGTGGCGTGTTGGGTCCCCGCTTGCCCGCTTTAGGCATCGCTGGGGGTGCCGCCTTGCGCGGCGTTCCGCCCCGCGCAGAAATTTTGGCCCGCGGTTTTTTCTCCGGCGTGTTTCTTTTGTCCATCCACGCGTTATAAATTCTTCTAACGAAACTGAGCAAGGGTGCCGAGCTTTTTCGAGGAAATTCCATGTCCAGTGAAAGTCTGGGGGCGGATCACGAAAATTTACCGCTCTTATCGGTCCGGCTGACGCCGCATCGATCCCTGAATCCGCACAATTTTCATGTGCTTTTGGCGATCTTTACCGGCGTCAGTTTTTTCACGACCTTGCCCTTTGTTATTTTGGGAGCTTGGCCGGTTGCCGGGTTCATGGGGCTGGATGTTGCGATTTTCTATTTTGCGTTCCGCGCCAATTTCTATGCGGCACGCGCCTATGAAGAACTGAAACTCACTTTCTTCGAACTCGTACTGGCCAAGGTCAGCCCTCGTGGCGAGAGGGCGGAATGGCGCTTCAATCCATCTTTTGTGCGGCTCGATCAGGAAAAGCATGAAGAGTTTGGCACGCAGCGTCTGGCCTTGGTGTCACGCGGCAAAGCGGTGGAGATCGCGGCGTTTCTTGGACCGGCAGCCAAGGAAAATTTTGCCAGGGATCTTTCGCGGGCGCTGGCCGAAGCCAGGCGGGGGCCACAGTTTTCTTGAATTGCCGGGAAAAAGTACCGGCCACCCCGGGGGGCAAGGTGGCCGGTCCGGAATTTGGTTACGCGCCGCTTGCGAGGGCATTAATACGCGCGAACCACTATCCGGAAGATGCGGAGGCTTCAATCTCCACCGTGCAAGAGTAGGGGAAGCGGCGGAATATTTCTTGACCCGAACGCACTAGCACTTGGACGGATGGCTCAGGCCGGTGCTTTGCATTTGATCCGAGCCGCAATGCGCATCTGAGACCGCCACAGCGTCAAGGAAAGAGAACTGAATCTGTATAAAGACCGCGCGATTGGCAGACTGCCGTGGGGCGAAAACGCGCGGTATCGCCATAGAGATTGAGCTGCGGTTGCGGGACGATCCGGCATCTTGGATCGAGGACAGGGTTAAAATAGCCATAGACCGGCCCATAGATTTCCACGGCCGGCGCAAAGCCAGGCCCCGGCCCTGGCCCAAGATCAGCGGCATGTGCGGCCTCGATCCCCGCCCAAAAACCGGCGATGCAGAGACAAGCGCAAGCTTGCGAGCCCATGAGTCTCATCACCAGACTCTCCATGAGTTTCGTTACGACTGTTTTCGGCACGGTCATTGTCTCCGGCAAAACCGGCCCTGCCGAGGCTGGCGCTGATGATCTCCCTCACGTGGGATGCCTGATTCGTACTAACATTTCACCAATGGAACCCAATGCAAGGCCGCCCACTGGCCATTCCTGGCTCGGTGCGGTGTGTTATTCCTTGACTTTTAAGTCATGGAGCTTGGAAAAAACGGAATCGACATCAATATGGGCTTCTGGTGCGGCTTTTCCGGTGCCGCTCGAGCCGAACACACCCGCTTCCGTCTCCGGAACCTCGTGCGTTTCGCGTGTCGTAACCTCGCTCGGCACCAGCGTTTGGCCGCGATCTTCCTCAACAGGAGGACGATCCTTGGAGGCACGGTTGACTTCCAAATCGAGATCCATTTGCGAACAAAGCCCAAGTGTGACGGGATCGATCGGCGTCAGCGCGGCGGAATTCCAATGCGTCCGGTCGCGGACGGCGAGCAGTGTCGTTTTTGTGGTGCCTGCAAGACGCATAATCTGCGCGTCCTTGAGCTCCGGATGATTGCGGATGAGCCAGAGAATGGCGTTCGGACGATCCTGCCTTCGGGACAAGGGCGTGTAGCGGGCACCACGCTTGCGGCTCGGTTCCGGCAGACGCACCTTCGAGACCGCTAGGATCAACTGGTGCTTTTCATCGACTTCCGCCGCGGCGATTTCCTCGCGTGTCAGCTGGCCTGAAGTAATTGGATCATGTCCCTTGATCCCGGCGGCGACTTCCCCGTCCGCGATCCCTTTGACTTCCAGCGGATGCAACTTGCAAAAATTGGCTATCTGTTCAAATGTGAGCGACGTGTTCTCGACGAGCCAAACTGCGGTGGCCTTTGGCATCAGCGGCGCATTGCTCATAATTTGCTCCTTTTGCGCTTCAACATGGATGTTGCGCTCAATATGAAAAACCCGCTTTGTTCGCGGATAAATCCAGCGAAGCTCAAGAAATCACGCGAGAAGGGAAGAGGTTCGGTGTATAGGCGCTGGTCTTTTCAAACGCAATCAGAACCTTGCTTTCAGGGGGGGGGCTTTGGTCCGGCGGCCACAAACGCAAGCTGGAGCTTAAGAATAGCACAACACTGACTTTCTTAAGTATTAATACGCCTCAAAATTATCTGCCACAGTATCGAACATCCGATTTGACCCGTCAGACAGATTATCCAAGGAGCTTTGCGGTCATCATGTTTCGTCTGTTATTGCGGTTGGCGGGACTTTGCTTTCTGGCAACTGCTTTCGTAACCCTCATTGTTGATGGCACTCACGCCATTACCGTTCACACATTCTATGTGACGTCCATTGGCGATTGCCTTGCCGCTCTGCTCCCCGGCAAATTCGTCATGGCCCGAGATTTCATTCAAAGTCATGCTCCCCATATGGTTTGGGACCCTATTTTGATAAATCTTCTAAAATTGCCTGTTTGGCTGGTCTCCGGGGTGATCGGCGCCTTGGCCCTCAGGCTTGGCGGCAAACCGCATGCGAAGTTCGGTTATTCGAGCCGTTGAACGCCCGAAGCTCCGATTGCCGCGAGCATTTGCGTTTTTTTGACTTGTGCGGGAGGGGCGGAAACCCCAAATTTGCAGGATCAATCATGCCCCTGAGGGAGGCAATCCGTGCTTTTTTCCCGCAAGCTTATGTCCTTGCCGGGTGCCGCCGAAGCGCTTCGCGGCCGGGGACAACCGATTGCGACGGCGAAGACTCACGTCATCACCGGCCACAATTTGCAGCCGCCGTTCCCGCCAGCGATCGAGACCGCCTTGTTTGGCATGGGTTGCTTCTGGGGCGCCGAGCGAAAGTTCTGGCAACTCGGCGAGGGCATCTATGTGACCGCGGTTGGATATGCGGGCGGACATACCCCCAATCCCACCTATGAAGAGGTTTGCTCCGGTGCCACCGGTCATACGGAAGTTGTGTTCGTGGCGTTCGACCCCGCGAAGATTTCCTATGACATACTCTTAAAGACGTTTTGGGAAAATCACGATCCGACGCAGGGGATGCGGCAAGGCAATGATGTTGGCACCCAGTACCGTTCTGCTATCTATGCTGCGAACCCCCGCCAGCGCATCGCCGCCGAAGCGAGCAAAGCCGCGTATGCGAAAATGCTGGCCGCTCGCGGGTTTTCCGTGATCACGACGGAAATTGCCGATCGTCCCGAGTTTTATTACGCCGAAGCCTATCATCAGCAATATCTGGCGAAAAACCCGCAGGGCTATTGCGGCCTTGGCGGCACTGGGGTTGCGTGTCCCATAGGAATTGCGGCGCAAGACTGATAGCGCAAGGGAAGGGGGGATTTGCTTGACGCGGCGTGACGGGTGCCGAATCGCACGGCGTCTACAAAATATTTACTTTAAACAAGCCATACTCAGTTTAAAATAAATTGGGGTGTTGCGTAGCGGCAACGCAACAATTTGAGCATCCGGTGCGTTATCGCGGTTACAGGTTTGCACGGCAAATCCTGTTTGTTGGAGTCACGTGATGAAATTTGGTAAAGTTTGCGGTGTCCTATTTGTTTTGAGTCTGGTTGCGACAGGAGCCGCCATGGGCCGGGATATTTCCCACGGCACGGCGAGTGCGAAGGCGATGGCGTTAAGTTCCGCCAAATCTGCCAGCCCTGCCAAGGCGGCGTCCGCGAAGGCAAACAAATCAACAGCTAAGAGCGTACCCGCGCCGGTTGTAGTCCGGCATATCGTCAAACCGGCTGCTCCCATTGTGATGGGCCGCAGCGTGAGCGTGCACCACAATACGAAGCTGCATCACGTGAAAATCAAGCCGTTGGATGCCAACGATACCCCGGTTGTCGCTGCTGGCGCGGTTGGATCGTACTAAGCTGGGACAAATTTGAAGGCATTCATCTGCCGCCAAAGTCTTAGCGTGCGGTAAGAACCCTTTCGCATTCGGGCGGCAATTGGGCCATCGTCAGCGGCGGTCTCGGCTTTTGCGGGCCAGGTCTCGGGTGGATAATGGACTCCGAGAACCACCAGGCGAGCGAGGCGTCGCAGCCGTCCCCTGGCGGGACGGGGTCCTGATCCCGGCATGCGTTTTCCCCGGCCGGACACGCCAGGCGGACGTGGAAGTGGTAGTCGTGTCCGTAATAGGGGCGGACCTTGTTGAGCCAGGACCGATCGCTCCGCGCTTCCCGGCATAGGGCTTTTTTGATCGCCGCATTGACGAAAATGCGCTGTACCGCCGGGTCTTGGGCAGCCGCTTTGATGACCGAGACATGGTCGCTGGTCCATTTCGCCGGATCGACGTCCAGCCGGTCCTCACGCACCATGTTGGCCGCCGACATTTCCTCGCGTTCCAAGCGCGAGAGTTCGCGATTTGGCATGGGTGTCAGCCAAATGTCGGCATCAAGACCGATCTGATGCGAGGCGTGCCCCGTAAGCATTGGGCCGCCGCGGGGTTGCGACATATCACCGACGAGAATTCCCGGCCAATGACTGACCTTGGGCACCTTCTGAGCAAAGCGTTCAAGAAAGGCGAGCAGCGCCGGATGGCCCCAATTACGGTTGCGTGAAATCCGCATCACTTGCCAGGCAGAACCGTTCACGGGCAGCGCCTCGCCGCCCGCAAGGCACCCATGCGAATAAAATCCGATCGTGCGGGCCGCCAAATTCGCCGGAACCACCTGCCGCCCAAACAACTGTTTCGCGGGCGTGGAGGGATCGTTCGGATGGGCAAGCGGGGGCAGCGAAACGGGTTCTAGCGTGCCTTTGTCTTGCGCGAAGCTCCCCCCGGTGATGCCCGCCAAAACCAGCACGCCTGCCAGCAAAGTCAGCCGTCGATCCATCGGCTTGTCTCCTACCCGGCGGATCCGGGCGATGGCATCCTCTATGCTAAAAATGGAATAAAAATGAAGAATTGAAATAAACAGGCTTATCGTATCGCTTCATACACGATTTTCCTGATGGGGGACCATGATGGGATTCTGGCGAGCGGGCCAAAAATCCGGCTCCAAGGCCAAATGGACGTGCGCGGCGGCGGCGTTGGCCGGGCTCACCGGCGTCAGTGGGATTCTCCTGGCCGCCGCCGCCGCTCATAGCGTGCCCGATCCGCGACTGCAGACGGCCGCCAATTTTTTGCTGCTCCACGCGGCGGCGGCTCTCGCTGTCTGCGGGCTTGCCGCCGCGATACCGCGAGGCGGCGTCTTGTTCCTCGGCGCGGCGGGTTTCTTCCTTTCCGGCAGTTTGATATTTGGCGCCGATCTTTCGACGCGCGCTTTCGCCGGGACAAGGCTGTTCCCGATGGCAGCTCCCCTCGGAGGAAGCCTTCTGATCGCCGGCTGGATTTCCGTCACGCTCGCTGCTTTAACCGTGTTTTGGCAAAGCGGCGCCTGGACGCCAGGTCAAAACATTGACGATTAATATATTTCTGGACTTTGGCCATCTAGCGCTGCAAGATACCTGAATTTCAAGGGTCAAGCAGCAAAAATCATGGTCGCCGCTCCAGAGGCTTCGTCCAGAAGACAGCGCATTCTCATTGTTGAGGACGAGCCGTTCATCACGCTCGCCTTGGAAGCGATGTTGCCTGACCTCGGATTTGAGGTTGCGGGTTCCGCGACCAAAGTGTCCGCTGCCCTCGAATTAATTGCTCGTGAACGGATCGATTGCGCCATCCTCGACGTCAATTTGGGCTTGCAGAGGATCGATCCGGTCGCCGATGCTCTCGCGGCGCGAGGTTGTCCTTTCATTTTTACGACGGGCTATAGCTTGCCAGGACTGCCTATCCGCCACGCTGGACGCGCCGTGCTGCTAAAGCCGTTCGGAATGGAGCAACTTGCAACCTTGTTGCGTGCGGAGTTCGGATCTCCTGCCGATGAGTGGTTCAAAACGGATGCCGTGCATTCGACCGGGGAGGCCCTCATAGGAGACAGGCCGAAGGCGCTACGCGGCGCGGATTCCACCAAGCCGAATCTCCTCTCAAAGCAGGCGCTTCGCGGCGGCGTGTGAAACCGGTCACCGCTTGGTAGTGTGACTCCGGTAAAGTTCGAGCTTGTATTCTTGCCCGCCTTGATCATGACACAGTCGAAGACCAATTCCTTCATGGGCTGAATCTGTTTTCTTCGCCACGGAAACGCGGGCCATGTCCTCGTTTCTGATTTCATTTTTGGATAGGAATCGGGTTCGTCTTTCCGCGTATACGGTCCCGGTTTTTGTGCAATCCCGTGTAGGGCTCTCAAAAACAATGGTAGAACCGGCAACGGTTGTTTCTGGCCCACCTCCGCCGCTCCGCAAACGCCTGCCGCGAATACTTTTCTTCGTCATTGGCGCCGCTTTGCTTGTAGGACTCGCGGCAGCAGCGGCGCCTTGGGCGTTTTCGAACGCGGCGCTCCGCAGCGAGATAGCTTCGCAAATACGCCGCATGACAGGGCTCACCATCATTTCGCA is a window of Methylocapsa sp. D3K7 DNA encoding:
- the msrA gene encoding peptide-methionine (S)-S-oxide reductase MsrA codes for the protein MLFSRKLMSLPGAAEALRGRGQPIATAKTHVITGHNLQPPFPPAIETALFGMGCFWGAERKFWQLGEGIYVTAVGYAGGHTPNPTYEEVCSGATGHTEVVFVAFDPAKISYDILLKTFWENHDPTQGMRQGNDVGTQYRSAIYAANPRQRIAAEASKAAYAKMLAARGFSVITTEIADRPEFYYAEAYHQQYLAKNPQGYCGLGGTGVACPIGIAAQD
- a CDS encoding cell cycle transcriptional regulator TrcR, which codes for MSNAPLMPKATAVWLVENTSLTFEQIANFCKLHPLEVKGIADGEVAAGIKGHDPITSGQLTREEIAAAEVDEKHQLILAVSKVRLPEPSRKRGARYTPLSRRQDRPNAILWLIRNHPELKDAQIMRLAGTTKTTLLAVRDRTHWNSAALTPIDPVTLGLCSQMDLDLEVNRASKDRPPVEEDRGQTLVPSEVTTRETHEVPETEAGVFGSSGTGKAAPEAHIDVDSVFSKLHDLKVKE
- a CDS encoding response regulator gives rise to the protein MVAAPEASSRRQRILIVEDEPFITLALEAMLPDLGFEVAGSATKVSAALELIARERIDCAILDVNLGLQRIDPVADALAARGCPFIFTTGYSLPGLPIRHAGRAVLLKPFGMEQLATLLRAEFGSPADEWFKTDAVHSTGEALIGDRPKALRGADSTKPNLLSKQALRGGV
- the nth gene encoding endonuclease III — encoded protein: MPKAGKRGPNTPRAQQNLPNSATIAEIFQRFEAANPHPEGELAYINPFTLLVAVVLSAQATDTGVNKATRALFASADSPEKMLALGEDKVRAMIQTIGLFRAKARNVIALSERLLKDFNGEVPRTRDALETLPGVGRKTANVVLNIAFGVPVIAVDTHVFRVSNRIPLAPGKTPLEVETGLEKIIPDAYKRHAHHWLILHGRYICKALRPECPRCLISDLCQWPDKRA
- a CDS encoding DUF2244 domain-containing protein, translating into MSSESLGADHENLPLLSVRLTPHRSLNPHNFHVLLAIFTGVSFFTTLPFVILGAWPVAGFMGLDVAIFYFAFRANFYAARAYEELKLTFFELVLAKVSPRGERAEWRFNPSFVRLDQEKHEEFGTQRLALVSRGKAVEIAAFLGPAAKENFARDLSRALAEARRGPQFS
- a CDS encoding ABC transporter ATP-binding protein; protein product: MIELRNVWKTFGGAPAVSDLSLKIESGAFFVLAGPSGCGKSTVLRMINALIAPDKGDIFVRGENVQANDLEKLRRGIGYVIQSAGLFPHWTVADNILAVPRLLKWSPSQCAARLDEVAALLRIDLALLNRYPRQLSGGQQQRIGIARALAADPDMILMDEPFAALDPVSRAALQDELRAIHARGGKTIVFVTHDMDEALRLATGMAVMRNGQLVQTGDPASILLTPADDFVREFVGGENLQLRLLDLMPVRKLLKPGKTRAIGTIAADASLKTALNLMLANRSSVLGVEDTRGVKLGEVTLDDILARRDGG
- a CDS encoding ABC transporter permease; translation: MVVDRRGLLAIVTGLARGPGLWLTIALLSAMFLMPTAAPLMRWLFPGNPRPVYTRANFFELTLAHVELAALSSLAAAAIGIGLGIFVTRESGREFAAMAGAIAAIGQTFPPVAVLALTIPVLGYGAAPALVALCLYAIFPVIAATITGLEAVPSSVREAAQGIGFSPRDVLLKVELPLAFPFILAGLRNAVIINIGTAAIASAAGALSLGSPIIEGLSASNPAYVLEGAAVVALLAMVTDRGFAWIEDRARKSSGRQPG
- the mepA gene encoding penicillin-insensitive murein endopeptidase is translated as MDRRLTLLAGVLVLAGITGGSFAQDKGTLEPVSLPPLAHPNDPSTPAKQLFGRQVVPANLAARTIGFYSHGCLAGGEALPVNGSAWQVMRISRNRNWGHPALLAFLERFAQKVPKVSHWPGILVGDMSQPRGGPMLTGHASHQIGLDADIWLTPMPNRELSRLEREEMSAANMVREDRLDVDPAKWTSDHVSVIKAAAQDPAVQRIFVNAAIKKALCREARSDRSWLNKVRPYYGHDYHFHVRLACPAGENACRDQDPVPPGDGCDASLAWWFSESIIHPRPGPQKPRPPLTMAQLPPECERVLTAR
- a CDS encoding DUF423 domain-containing protein; this translates as MMGFWRAGQKSGSKAKWTCAAAALAGLTGVSGILLAAAAAHSVPDPRLQTAANFLLLHAAAALAVCGLAAAIPRGGVLFLGAAGFFLSGSLIFGADLSTRAFAGTRLFPMAAPLGGSLLIAGWISVTLAALTVFWQSGAWTPGQNIDD